Below is a genomic region from Tripterygium wilfordii isolate XIE 37 chromosome 12, ASM1340144v1, whole genome shotgun sequence.
aAATCAAGATGAAGAACAGAGGAGCATCTGCCTTCCTCAAGCAGATAATATCAGCTTTGAAGACCAAAACCAGAGCCATCAAGGCTCGCCTCATAATCTTCTCCCTCCTTAGCAACAGGAAGTTCCTCATCACCTCCATCTCTCACAAACTTCAATCTGTGACaggccatcatcatcatcatcatcatcttcatcttcacgAGAAGGAAGACGAAGCCAAGGCCACGGTGTTAGATAATCACAACGCCATGGCTCATGACTTCCTCCCCGATCCCACTCACACCCACTTCATATACAACGAGGCGGATGAAGTGGAAGATGAAATCAATGAAGCAATAAAAGATGATAACTATCCAGATTTAATGCATTCGTCGGAGGACATCATGAACTTTGAGGATCATGGAGGCTCTGTGATTGATATGGTGAAGAACTCAAAGGACCACGAAGGGCAAGAGTTCAGATTGGAAGACGAAATAGACCGAGTCGCTGACTTGTTCATTGAGAGGTTCCATCATCAGATGTGGATGCAGAAGCAGCTCTCCTTCAAGAGGTATCGGGAGATGCTGGAGAGAAGTGCCTAGCTAGctagcctatatatatattcaacttAATTTCTTTCCACAAACAGCTTTGTAATTGCTTGCCTATCTTCTTCTCCGGTTATGCAGACAAATCACTTTCTATTCTACAAGAGCAAGGATGTTTCTACAGTACAACTTGATGATTTCCATTTCTTGAAAGGTTGAACTCGTTaataagaacaaaagaaaaatttagCTTTGTAAACCCAATTGATTTCCAATCCATGTTTCTGCAGGTTAATTTGATTTGCTTTTTCCCTGCAGTTGCTTTTCTAGTACAAATAGTTAATTCTACGTTTTCTAAAGGTATTTTCTGCAActgttttttttatcaattcttttttattatctaaTGTAgagatttttgtgatttttttgccTTCTAATTTTGAAACTTTCCTCTTCTAAATCGTAACATTGTCCCCTTCTATATTTCTTGTTGGCTTTCTTCTCTGGTTCTTATATTCTAGCTATGTCGCGGATGCAATATGGGAGATTAATGAGAAAAATGTGACATTTGACATACGGTTAACATGGTCGAATCACTACTTCCGCAACGCACAAGGTTCACACCttagttaaaagttaaaacaaagaCTCGGGGAAAGCTGCATGAGAGAATTGAATTAGCTTAATAACCTAAAAactaattgattttcttttttcaattcatCCCGTCTCAATGAGTTGCAGACTGCAAGTCTACAACCTACTCCGAAGGAATTGGTTTAAGCATTAGATTGTGATGCAGGGTAGAGCGATGAAAGGAACGTTCTACTCAAATCTGTTGATTCGAATAACAAATACCAGGTTAAAGGCAGTACCAGCATTGTTCCTCAACCAGTCATTACGTCAATATTCACATCCACGGATGAAGATTATCGAAACATATTACAAAGAACACAATGTTGATGCCTTATTATTACCAGTATCCATAAAAATGAGAATATACATATAATACATAAACATGCTcggtttatttttttctctattgCCACTGTAATGTACAATGCTCTCCATTTCCTCTGTAGTAGTAATATTACATGACTGATAAAATTTAGGTTAAGCTTAATGACGCTCCTATATCTAACGCCAAACCTAAACCTAAGCAGATATTTACTTGTACAACACTAGAATCTACGTGCAGCTTTATTGAAAACTCCCAAGGCAGACTGTATCACAACAGAGAAAAACCATTGATTAGAAGAGAAATACACCGACGAGCACGTGATTGATGAAGAGAGGCAAAACAGGAAGTTATAACCAGGTCTTGTATTACTTTCATTCTAGTATCTAGTGTTTCGGTTTCTATATGGCGTAAATTCTAAGTGAAAATTTTCATCTTACCATATTAAGAAGGCGTAGAGCAGCAGGCCTGGTGAATTTTCTGGCAAAAAGAAAGCATGTAGCAGGTTTCCCTTTGCTGCTGCACCATTCTCTACGGTATTCAgtttcaaaatatatattatcaatgTCCTGCAAAATCATCAACTTTAATTACCTGTCTAACATAAATTAAAACCTGTTTGGGAGTAATTGCACACCCAAAGCCTTTAAAGATATCTAATATCCAGCTTGTCTAATCATTCTAGTATAGAACAACTATTGGATGGGCTTGATAATGCAAGAGTTCTATAAATACAAAAAGGTGGTGTACATTTAGCATTAGAAAGTTTCAGGACACCGAAACCAAGGAAAATATGACTGTTTGTATTTCATATGCTGGATTAATTGGGGACGTGGAATACAGGTAAACAGGATAAAGAGATATATATGAGGTTTTTTAAAGATGATACTCTTATTTAAATAATATCCACTGACTAGTCTAACTAATAAAAAAACAGCATTTGTATCATATGTCCCAAACAATAGGTTTGTTATCACATTGAAATAAATTACATATTAGGAACCAAACTGTTTCACAACAATCAGAACTGGAAAGAACAGAGTAAACTTCCTATGCATTAGAGTGTCATTGGTTATGTTCCAGTAGCTGCTGCATAAAAAATAGTGGTAAAGGTGTTCTTAAAGAACCTTGTCCTATGCAGATACTCAATTTATTACCAAATACAGGCTCAGATTTGAAGTATAGGGAATTTGAAGAACTATATGCTCAAATGATGGGCAAACACAGAAGAAATTAGCACCTAATTCACAGAAAGATAAGAAGATAAAGGAAGCACCTTTATAGATTGAATAAGCATAGGAGTAGCATCAGCAAGCTTATAAGTCACCGGATGCCATCCACGACGTTCGCGGTCTTTGGAGGCTGAAAGATCCCATGAACTATGCGAAAGTGATCTTCGAGTGACTTCCCCTTCAAGGCCTTCCTGCTGCATAATGGAAGAAAAATAGGCTTTAGAAAaagtgaataaaaaatatagctACAAAAAGAGTAGGCTTATGATAGATGGTTCGTTAATTCCTAATACTTCCTACGACATTGATAAATATTCATGCATAGAGTAATAGTGGAGAGCACGCAAAGAAATAACAAGAGTCCCAAAGTACTACCTTTGCA
It encodes:
- the LOC120011415 gene encoding uncharacterized protein LOC120011415, which encodes MKNRGASAFLKQIISALKTKTRAIKARLIIFSLLSNRKFLITSISHKLQSVTGHHHHHHHLHLHEKEDEAKATVLDNHNAMAHDFLPDPTHTHFIYNEADEVEDEINEAIKDDNYPDLMHSSEDIMNFEDHGGSVIDMVKNSKDHEGQEFRLEDEIDRVADLFIERFHHQMWMQKQLSFKRQITFYSTRARMFLQYNLMISIS